In one window of Eleutherodactylus coqui strain aEleCoq1 chromosome 10, aEleCoq1.hap1, whole genome shotgun sequence DNA:
- the LOC136580729 gene encoding zinc finger protein 260-like isoform X1, producing the protein MVGEGQYPCVARMEKAEAILHHTLEILCLLTVEDFIVVKREADGNKCSYTLCAVETQDCALDSSAIHPDLSFHLLGNQDRNQKKILELANKIIRLLTCEVPLKCQDVAVYFSKDEWEYLEGHGEHYDYRRMGEAKGEPLPMNHQDTDQRSPDLRRVKEEPDTGDFEECQPAVSIGYVPPYHMKSEPRAHSDEDTEDRIHTGDVMSSSLNLNESPQFLSSVISHISEEPDEAYETQFIALDNDQTINSEIIYQLTVTKKRSRKPKIGPCKLCGKRFGNKASLARHLKMHSGERPFSCDTCGKRFSCRNHVVTHQRIHTGERPYSCEECGRRFTNHNHLVLHKVVHTKEKPYSCPVCGKGFTRQSSVVKHSGMHAERKPHVCKECGKSYCQYANLVVHQRLHSGEKPFTCKHCEKGFICKATMLRHELTHTGERPFPCPQCDKCFADNSTLNKHKRKVHAKESKKS; encoded by the exons ATGGTCGGAGAAG GGCAATATCCATGTGTGGCGAGGATGGAGAAGGCGGAGGCCATATTGCATCACACCCTGGAGATCCTCTGCCTCCTGACAGTAGAG GACTTCATTGTTGTGAAGAGAGAGGCTGATGGGAACAAGTGCAGCTACACCCTTTGTGCAGTGGAAACTCAAGATTGCGCACTGGACTCCTCAGCGATCCATCCAGATCTCTCGTTCCATCTGCTCGGCAATCAGGACCGCAATCAGAAGAAGATCCTAGAGCTGGCCAATAAGATTATCCGACTGTTGACATGCGAG GTGCCATTAAAGTGTCAGGATGTGGCGGTTTATTTCTCAAAGGACGAATGGGAATATCTGGAAGGACACGGAGAACATTATGACTACAGGCGAATGGGTGAGGCCAAAG GAGAACCTTTACCCATGAATCACCAGGACACTGACCAGAGGAGCCCTGACCTGCGCCGTGTCAAAGAGGAGCCAGACACAGGAGATTTTGAGG AATGTCAGCCTGCAGTTAGTATTGGTTATGTCCCTCCATATCATATGAAGTCTGAGCCTAGAGCCCATTCCGATGAGGACACAGAGGACAGAATTCATACAGGTGACGTCATGTCTTCTTCGCTCAACCTTAATG AGTCTCCACAGTTCTTGTCTTCTGTTATAAGTCACATCTCGGAGGAACCAGATGAAGCCTACGAAACTCAGTTCATTGCACTAG ATAACGATCAAACTATTAATTCTGAAATTATCTACCAACTAACAGTCACCAAAAAAAGAAGCCGAAAACCGAAGATTGGTCCATGTAAACTGTGCGGGAAAAGATTCGGCAATAAGGCCTCTCTCGCCCGCCACTTGAAAATGCACTCTGGGGAAAGGCCATTTTCATGCGACACATGTGGGAAAAGGTTTTCCTGTAGGAATCATGTAGTAACTCACCAAAGGATACACACTGGGGAAAGACCGTACTCATGTGAAGAATGTGGACGGAGATTCACAAACCACAACCATCTTGTGCTCCACAAGGTGGTTCACACCaaagagaagccgtattcatgtcctGTATGTGGGAAAGGCTTCACTAGGCAATCAAGTGTCGTCAAACACTCTGGTATGCATGCAGAGAGGAAGCCACATGTATGCAAAGAGTGCGGCAAGAGTTACTGCCAGTATGCCAACTTGGTGGTTCACCAACGACTGCACTCTGGAGAGAAGCCTTTTACCTGTAAGCATTGTGAGAAAGGGTTCATCTGTAAAGCCACCATGCTAAGGCATGAATTGACCCATACAGGGGAGAGGCCCTTTCCTTGTCCGCAGTGTGACAAATGTTTTGCTGACAACTCCACTCTCAACAAGCACAAACGTAAGGTTCATGCCAAGGAGTCCAAAAAGTCCTAG
- the LOC136580729 gene encoding zinc finger protein 260-like isoform X2: MVGEGQYPCVARMEKAEAILHHTLEILCLLTVEDFIVVKREADGNKCSYTLCAVETQDCALDSSAIHPDLSFHLLGNQDRNQKKILELANKIIRLLTCEVPLKCQDVAVYFSKDEWEYLEGHGEHYDYRRMGEAKGEPLPMNHQDTDQRSPDLRRVKEEPDTGDFEECQPAVSIGYVPPYHMKSEPRAHSDEDTEDRIHTESPQFLSSVISHISEEPDEAYETQFIALDNDQTINSEIIYQLTVTKKRSRKPKIGPCKLCGKRFGNKASLARHLKMHSGERPFSCDTCGKRFSCRNHVVTHQRIHTGERPYSCEECGRRFTNHNHLVLHKVVHTKEKPYSCPVCGKGFTRQSSVVKHSGMHAERKPHVCKECGKSYCQYANLVVHQRLHSGEKPFTCKHCEKGFICKATMLRHELTHTGERPFPCPQCDKCFADNSTLNKHKRKVHAKESKKS; this comes from the exons ATGGTCGGAGAAG GGCAATATCCATGTGTGGCGAGGATGGAGAAGGCGGAGGCCATATTGCATCACACCCTGGAGATCCTCTGCCTCCTGACAGTAGAG GACTTCATTGTTGTGAAGAGAGAGGCTGATGGGAACAAGTGCAGCTACACCCTTTGTGCAGTGGAAACTCAAGATTGCGCACTGGACTCCTCAGCGATCCATCCAGATCTCTCGTTCCATCTGCTCGGCAATCAGGACCGCAATCAGAAGAAGATCCTAGAGCTGGCCAATAAGATTATCCGACTGTTGACATGCGAG GTGCCATTAAAGTGTCAGGATGTGGCGGTTTATTTCTCAAAGGACGAATGGGAATATCTGGAAGGACACGGAGAACATTATGACTACAGGCGAATGGGTGAGGCCAAAG GAGAACCTTTACCCATGAATCACCAGGACACTGACCAGAGGAGCCCTGACCTGCGCCGTGTCAAAGAGGAGCCAGACACAGGAGATTTTGAGG AATGTCAGCCTGCAGTTAGTATTGGTTATGTCCCTCCATATCATATGAAGTCTGAGCCTAGAGCCCATTCCGATGAGGACACAGAGGACAGAATTCATACAG AGTCTCCACAGTTCTTGTCTTCTGTTATAAGTCACATCTCGGAGGAACCAGATGAAGCCTACGAAACTCAGTTCATTGCACTAG ATAACGATCAAACTATTAATTCTGAAATTATCTACCAACTAACAGTCACCAAAAAAAGAAGCCGAAAACCGAAGATTGGTCCATGTAAACTGTGCGGGAAAAGATTCGGCAATAAGGCCTCTCTCGCCCGCCACTTGAAAATGCACTCTGGGGAAAGGCCATTTTCATGCGACACATGTGGGAAAAGGTTTTCCTGTAGGAATCATGTAGTAACTCACCAAAGGATACACACTGGGGAAAGACCGTACTCATGTGAAGAATGTGGACGGAGATTCACAAACCACAACCATCTTGTGCTCCACAAGGTGGTTCACACCaaagagaagccgtattcatgtcctGTATGTGGGAAAGGCTTCACTAGGCAATCAAGTGTCGTCAAACACTCTGGTATGCATGCAGAGAGGAAGCCACATGTATGCAAAGAGTGCGGCAAGAGTTACTGCCAGTATGCCAACTTGGTGGTTCACCAACGACTGCACTCTGGAGAGAAGCCTTTTACCTGTAAGCATTGTGAGAAAGGGTTCATCTGTAAAGCCACCATGCTAAGGCATGAATTGACCCATACAGGGGAGAGGCCCTTTCCTTGTCCGCAGTGTGACAAATGTTTTGCTGACAACTCCACTCTCAACAAGCACAAACGTAAGGTTCATGCCAAGGAGTCCAAAAAGTCCTAG
- the LOC136580730 gene encoding lamina-associated polypeptide 2, isoforms alpha/zeta-like: MDKEGPKKMDPRKKSKKCVLCNKRLEESYKKTLCEECTGKILAEEKAAFKSDIRCMIREELQASMASLPQAQPGPSRVPKRPRQTESASSISGESLELLSEGELEDPPVPIQDEKKYYFSSNDIAHLIKAVRETMQIEEDNPPRTIQDEMFGGLRSRRKIMFPVNQTLQQVIIDEWQEREKRITVPKEIRNRLAFATEDVRLYRETPKVDIQIAKVAKKTLLPFEDTSQLSDPMDKKIDGLMKKAWEATSLTIEANIASTSVARSMTLWLNRLEASIKDRAPREELASCLPLLKMATAFLADASAETVRYGAKTGVLSNSARRALWLKTWAADITSKNKLCAIPFQGEYMFGPVLDKILEKVGDKSKTLPDRQPFRKPSFPKRTRQPPPEVKGKGKTGRWSYPKGGRGAGKRKDGN; this comes from the exons atggataaggagggtccaaagaaaatggacccgaggaaaaaatcgaaaaaatgcgtcctctgcaacaaaaggctcgaggagagctataaaaaaaccctatgcgaggaatgcacggggaaaattctcgcagaggagaaagcagcattcaaatccgatatccgctgcatgataagggaagagctgcaggcttccatggcgtcccttccccaggcccagccaggtccgtcacgggtccctaaaagacctagacagaccgagtcggcgagttcgatctccggtgaatcgctggagctcctatccgaaggggaattagaggacccaccgGTTCCCATACAAGACGAgaagaaatattacttctcatcaaacgacattgcgcacctcatcaaggcggtgagggaaacaatgcaaattgaggaagataacccgccgagaacaatccaggatgagatgtttggcggcctccgatctagaagaaagatcatgttcccagtcaaccagacgctgcagcaagtgatcatagatgaatggcaggaacgggaaaaaaggatcactgttccaaaagagatccgaaaccggctcgcattcgctaccgaggacgtccgcctgtacagggaaacccccaaggtggacatccagatcgcaaaagtggccaagaagaccctcttgcccttcgaggacacctcccagctatccgatccgatggataaaaaaatcgacggattaatgaagaaagcctgggaggcaacatccctcaccatcgaggctaacatagcctcaacctcagtggctagatccatgacgctctggctaaacaggctagaagcctccataaaggatcgggcccccagagaggagttggccagctgtctccccctcttaaaaatggctaccgccttcctggctgacgcatcagcggagacggtaagatacggggcaaaaaccggagtcctcagcaactcagcgagaagggcactatggctgaagacttgggccgcagacattacatccaaaaataagctctgcgccatccccttccaaggggaatatatgtttgggcccgtcctggacaaaatcctggaaaaagtcggcgacaagagtaaaaccctgcctgacagacaacctttcaggaaaccatccttcccgaagaggacgcgccagcctcctcccgaagttaaagggaaagggaagactggaagatggtcgtaccccaagggaggtcggg gggctggcaaaaggaaagacggcaactaa
- the LOC136580729 gene encoding zinc finger protein 260-like isoform X3, giving the protein MEKAEAILHHTLEILCLLTVEDFIVVKREADGNKCSYTLCAVETQDCALDSSAIHPDLSFHLLGNQDRNQKKILELANKIIRLLTCEVPLKCQDVAVYFSKDEWEYLEGHGEHYDYRRMGEAKGEPLPMNHQDTDQRSPDLRRVKEEPDTGDFEECQPAVSIGYVPPYHMKSEPRAHSDEDTEDRIHTGDVMSSSLNLNESPQFLSSVISHISEEPDEAYETQFIALDNDQTINSEIIYQLTVTKKRSRKPKIGPCKLCGKRFGNKASLARHLKMHSGERPFSCDTCGKRFSCRNHVVTHQRIHTGERPYSCEECGRRFTNHNHLVLHKVVHTKEKPYSCPVCGKGFTRQSSVVKHSGMHAERKPHVCKECGKSYCQYANLVVHQRLHSGEKPFTCKHCEKGFICKATMLRHELTHTGERPFPCPQCDKCFADNSTLNKHKRKVHAKESKKS; this is encoded by the exons ATGGAGAAGGCGGAGGCCATATTGCATCACACCCTGGAGATCCTCTGCCTCCTGACAGTAGAG GACTTCATTGTTGTGAAGAGAGAGGCTGATGGGAACAAGTGCAGCTACACCCTTTGTGCAGTGGAAACTCAAGATTGCGCACTGGACTCCTCAGCGATCCATCCAGATCTCTCGTTCCATCTGCTCGGCAATCAGGACCGCAATCAGAAGAAGATCCTAGAGCTGGCCAATAAGATTATCCGACTGTTGACATGCGAG GTGCCATTAAAGTGTCAGGATGTGGCGGTTTATTTCTCAAAGGACGAATGGGAATATCTGGAAGGACACGGAGAACATTATGACTACAGGCGAATGGGTGAGGCCAAAG GAGAACCTTTACCCATGAATCACCAGGACACTGACCAGAGGAGCCCTGACCTGCGCCGTGTCAAAGAGGAGCCAGACACAGGAGATTTTGAGG AATGTCAGCCTGCAGTTAGTATTGGTTATGTCCCTCCATATCATATGAAGTCTGAGCCTAGAGCCCATTCCGATGAGGACACAGAGGACAGAATTCATACAGGTGACGTCATGTCTTCTTCGCTCAACCTTAATG AGTCTCCACAGTTCTTGTCTTCTGTTATAAGTCACATCTCGGAGGAACCAGATGAAGCCTACGAAACTCAGTTCATTGCACTAG ATAACGATCAAACTATTAATTCTGAAATTATCTACCAACTAACAGTCACCAAAAAAAGAAGCCGAAAACCGAAGATTGGTCCATGTAAACTGTGCGGGAAAAGATTCGGCAATAAGGCCTCTCTCGCCCGCCACTTGAAAATGCACTCTGGGGAAAGGCCATTTTCATGCGACACATGTGGGAAAAGGTTTTCCTGTAGGAATCATGTAGTAACTCACCAAAGGATACACACTGGGGAAAGACCGTACTCATGTGAAGAATGTGGACGGAGATTCACAAACCACAACCATCTTGTGCTCCACAAGGTGGTTCACACCaaagagaagccgtattcatgtcctGTATGTGGGAAAGGCTTCACTAGGCAATCAAGTGTCGTCAAACACTCTGGTATGCATGCAGAGAGGAAGCCACATGTATGCAAAGAGTGCGGCAAGAGTTACTGCCAGTATGCCAACTTGGTGGTTCACCAACGACTGCACTCTGGAGAGAAGCCTTTTACCTGTAAGCATTGTGAGAAAGGGTTCATCTGTAAAGCCACCATGCTAAGGCATGAATTGACCCATACAGGGGAGAGGCCCTTTCCTTGTCCGCAGTGTGACAAATGTTTTGCTGACAACTCCACTCTCAACAAGCACAAACGTAAGGTTCATGCCAAGGAGTCCAAAAAGTCCTAG